A genomic region of Leptolyngbya sp. NIES-2104 contains the following coding sequences:
- a CDS encoding DUF6010 family protein has product MQVQSRPDITIIQLIAPLVVALIYITLCSLFKEPNRRNFSALMIAGAGAAYLNGGLLGWEFAFCTVMTGVAYWGLKDYRFIGIGWLLHTAWDTVHHLYGTPIVPFVPLSSFGCAICDPALALWYFQGAPSVFTWFPKLKY; this is encoded by the coding sequence ATGCAAGTTCAATCCAGACCCGACATAACGATTATCCAGCTAATTGCACCGCTAGTGGTGGCTCTAATTTATATTACCCTGTGTTCTTTATTTAAGGAGCCAAACCGTCGCAATTTCAGTGCCCTAATGATTGCCGGAGCTGGGGCTGCGTATCTCAATGGTGGCTTATTGGGATGGGAATTCGCCTTCTGCACTGTGATGACTGGTGTCGCCTACTGGGGATTAAAGGACTACCGATTCATTGGAATTGGATGGCTGTTGCACACCGCATGGGATACAGTCCATCATTTATACGGGACACCGATCGTTCCATTCGTGCCATTGTCATCGTTTGGGTGCGCCATTTGCGACCCGGCTCTGGCGTTGTGGTATTTTCAAGGCGCACCTTCCGTCTTTACCTGGTTCCCAAAGTTAAAGTATTAA
- a CDS encoding 2TM domain-containing protein translates to MNIVKQSSTRSYRQEDVREILNIALAEHSHVSTELSYDQLLEIAQELSITPDLIEFAQSQWLDRQKVIQKNRAFQAYRRSKLQERLTKYAIVNSCLIALNLLTGFGVPWSLYVLISWGLVRGVDAWRVFFQRQGYTYDRAFQKWEYQQQKM, encoded by the coding sequence ATGAACATTGTAAAACAATCATCAACTCGCTCGTATCGCCAAGAAGATGTCCGTGAGATTCTGAATATTGCGCTAGCAGAACACTCACATGTTAGTACTGAGCTATCCTATGATCAGTTGCTAGAAATCGCCCAAGAACTCAGCATTACTCCCGACCTAATCGAGTTTGCTCAAAGTCAGTGGCTCGATCGACAAAAAGTCATTCAGAAAAATCGAGCCTTTCAAGCCTATCGACGCTCCAAACTTCAAGAGCGATTGACTAAATACGCGATCGTCAATTCCTGCTTGATCGCATTAAACTTACTCACTGGGTTTGGTGTTCCCTGGTCGTTATACGTCCTCATTTCCTGGGGTCTGGTGCGCGGTGTGGACGCATGGCGGGTCTTTTTCCAACGTCAGGGATATACCTACGATCGCGCTTTTCAGAAATGGGAATACCAACAACAAAAGATGTAG
- a CDS encoding DUF6220 domain-containing protein, whose translation MTINLPSKHQQSSKPWTQIGFLAIAILFNLCLVAQLLTVGLAVFYDPTWWSIHVWLVRSYAGLAVLLFIDLLIEPFPRKIKGLTGVLVVLLALQFITGHFNHPLPLGVLHPLVGFSLFTASTTLVHLVWREMFKQSDPVVNSSANHLT comes from the coding sequence ATGACAATCAATCTTCCCTCTAAACACCAGCAATCCTCTAAACCCTGGACTCAAATTGGCTTTCTGGCGATCGCTATTTTATTTAACCTCTGCCTGGTTGCCCAACTCTTAACCGTTGGGTTAGCAGTTTTCTATGATCCGACTTGGTGGAGCATTCACGTTTGGTTAGTTCGTAGCTATGCTGGATTAGCAGTACTGCTATTCATCGATTTATTGATCGAGCCTTTTCCTCGCAAAATCAAAGGGCTGACAGGAGTTCTAGTTGTACTACTCGCGCTGCAATTTATCACAGGTCACTTCAATCATCCCTTACCTTTAGGTGTACTTCACCCACTGGTCGGATTCTCTTTATTCACAGCCTCAACGACGTTAGTTCATCTCGTTTGGCGTGAGATGTTTAAACAGTCAGATCCCGTTGTCAATTCATCAGCAAATCACTTGACATGA
- a CDS encoding DJ-1/PfpI family protein codes for MTDSQKHIIGLIFYPGMTSLDIVGPQQVFSALPGIQIYRIWKTLDPIQTDDGMMVLPDTTFENCPSLDVICVGGGLEQRAIVDDSEVIEFFRKQGRTAKFITSVCGGSEFLAKAGLLQGYRAATHWGMREHMMANLGVEVGTERVVVDRNRITGGGVTAGIDFGLTIASILYGEETAKIVQLLLEYDPAPPFDVGSPEKAGPELVNKALLFMQGASNLELAK; via the coding sequence ATGACTGACTCACAGAAACACATCATTGGTTTGATATTTTACCCCGGCATGACATCGTTAGACATTGTGGGACCGCAGCAAGTGTTTAGTGCGCTGCCGGGTATCCAAATTTATCGGATCTGGAAAACGTTAGATCCCATTCAGACCGATGATGGCATGATGGTTTTGCCGGACACTACCTTTGAAAATTGCCCGTCCTTAGATGTCATTTGTGTCGGCGGCGGCTTAGAACAGCGGGCAATTGTAGACGATTCGGAGGTGATTGAGTTTTTCCGAAAACAAGGCAGGACTGCAAAGTTTATCACCTCTGTGTGTGGCGGGTCGGAGTTTTTGGCGAAAGCCGGATTGCTACAGGGGTATCGAGCAGCGACGCACTGGGGAATGCGCGAACACATGATGGCAAATCTGGGCGTTGAGGTGGGAACCGAGCGTGTCGTTGTCGATCGCAATCGCATCACGGGTGGAGGGGTGACCGCCGGGATCGATTTTGGTTTGACGATCGCGAGTATCCTTTACGGTGAGGAAACCGCCAAGATTGTTCAATTATTGCTGGAGTACGATCCTGCTCCACCGTTTGATGTCGGTTCGCCCGAAAAAGCTGGTCCTGAGCTAGTGAATAAAGCGCTCCTCTTTATGCAGGGAGCCTCGAATTTAGAGCTAGCAAAATAA